From Syngnathus typhle isolate RoL2023-S1 ecotype Sweden linkage group LG5, RoL_Styp_1.0, whole genome shotgun sequence:
CGTTTATGCACTCTCCAAGGGTGGTTTAGCCAACGACATGGATAGGAAGTGGAAGCATCACAGTCATCCAAAGAAGCGGCTGGTATTTGCAGCAACGAGACAGCTCCCATGGGAGATACCACATCCTCCATATGCGCACCCCAATAATGGATTCTGCTGTCTATTTATACTCTTTGTGCCTGTCACCTGACTTTTTTATAGCCGCTAGCCCTAATACATCAAAAGGTTGCTGCAAAAGGAATCCTAGTGTtgatttaattacattttagaTTTACAGACTTCACAACACAGTTACAACATGATTATACAACAGGAAAGTCTTTGTCAAGGGCTTTAATTAATTACTTGATGTAGTTTGTTGCTTATGGATCATTAATTTAATATCACCACAATAATATTATGCTTTGTTTtgcacattgacagaaatagtCGCAGAAATGATCAAATCATATGAAAacgaaatatttaaaaatacatcaaATCCAATTGTTACTGTATTATTTTGAAGCTCACTTAAAGAGTTGGCCTACGTTACTAAGCACTacagcgccacctgctggattTTAGGCACATAACGCCTCAGTCTCCTTTTACGCCAAGCACGCTTCCGTTTGTTTCGAAATGCCTCAATCAAACATGGCAGCCATAGCAACCGCCCGTCAACAATCCTCGGTAGCCATCACGGTAAAATAGACAATATACATAACTTAAAAGACAGAGTTATTTGCCGCAgtttgagtgtgagtgcaaagcaGAAGGACATATTATTTTCGGGTTTTGTAATTTATACACGGCGCGTACATAGCAAAATGTCGAAGCCAGCGAGGTGGTGTGGTTAATGTTAAAGGTTAAATGAGACCAAAACGTGCCACTTTTCAACTTACTTTTTCGAAAAATACGGGTAGCTAGTATTAGTAATTTTTTAACTGTATGTCATAGTTATGGGGTAGAATAAaatattgtgttgtttttgaagTTGCTTGTGTTTCGCTGTCGCTTTTATGACGTCACGATTCTTATGTTACTGAATCATGACGTCACTGccataaaaagaaaattaatttaTGTCGCTGCCATACCTAGCACTTTGATTTAAAGCCATACCTAGCTAAATAGACATAAAATGTGTTTCTATATTGTGATTTTCTGTTCTGACTATTTGAGTAGTGCAATGCATTAAATCAGAATACTTTGAATATGTTCATTTATTCAGCACTTGAGATCGAGTTAGAAAGGAGAATTCTTACCGATTCATGTCGTGAAATTAATCTCAGAAGCGGAAGTCCTGtgtaatttatattttaaaataaataacattatgTCATACTTTATTGAGGGATTTTATTTGTTAGTTGTAAGCTATGATagtaagaacatatttacattTCCTCTCAAGActaagtaaaattaaaaatttacaAAGATGCACATTATTGCATGGCACAGGTTGATTCTCCTGCTGATCGGGACAGTGAGGAACAGAAAGAGTTCAGACTGAAAGCCACCCAGTTTCTCAAGGAAGCCCAAAGCACCAGGAGGCTGTAAGTTGaatgaaataacaaatgaaattcaaatgaaatgttacagttTATTTGAAACTGTGTAATAATTTGTTATTCTTGTGACTTTATCCCCAAGAATAATAATTTGACTCGTTGTTTTTAACTTTATTCCCAGGGTTAACAGGTTGGAAAAAGACAGGTCGTTGAGTGTCGAGTGTAAGAAAAATGGATGGTCTGACATGGCAACAGAGCTGGACGAGTATGAGAAAACACTGGTTAAACAGAGAAGTGCACATAGTGGGTCATAGTTTGTTCATATTACCACATAAACATGCCCTCGGATTCGTCATTGTAATTCTGTTCATTCCGGTTTGTTGGACTTTATCGTGTTTCTCTTTATTTAGTTTTCTTGTTTCCTCCTTCAGAAACGCAACTGCGAAAGCAGCTGGCTAAGATTAAAGATGGCGTCAAAGAGTTCCAGCAACAATTAATAAACATGACACCAAGTACAGAGTGTAAGTCACACCATTTAACTTTTTAGTAACAGATTGGGATCTCCAAAGTTGAACAAAATCCATTCTGTGATAGAAAAATATTTGTCTCCCCATGTACCATCATGACAAACAGTAAAATACACCAGCAGGAGAGTGCTGTTCGTCAAAAAACAGACAGAGGCCTTATTTGCAAAAACGTTCATATAATAGTATTGTAACCCTTTGTAACAGTTTtcgcattttttttaatttttttttttttaaagatcaaTAGAGTAACAGTTGTTTATTTCGCAGTGATTGAGAAGCTGAAGGAGAGCATGTCTGAGGTGGAATTTTCAATCAACAATTTGAAAGAGGAGCAGAGCATGTGGTAAAAACACTTTCCACACACCGATTTTGTAAAATATTGCAGGAGAATGTCCAAATTTAAAATGCCACAAAAGTGGTACCGTTTAAATTATCATGTGAGCCAGCAGCAAATCTCATTCTTAGTGTGTATAAAAAAATGACTAATGTTATTATATTTAGGTTTTTCTTAGTGGCCTTGCACATTATATGTGTATATAATTTAGTAAGCATGTTAGGAATGACTCATGTACAGATGATGAAGCATTTTGAACCGGGATAACTCGTCTTAGTTCCCGTGAGGAAAATTGTCCTGACATGAGAACAAAAAGTGAAAGTCAACGAGCATCATGGACTATTATGTATTCCACTTTGGAGATAACACTGAAAATATATGCAGTGTACAGAAGTAATTCAATTGGACTGTTCTCTGCTTTTCTTGTAGCTTCGGAGAATTGTTAAAAGAGGAGAGGACGTGCTCACTGGAGATGGAAGCCTATGAGAGGAAGGTTGAAAATTGGAGTCAGCCCAGAAAGTCAAACTCTAAAGTCTCTGCTGCTTCAACTGTTAAGGTTCacatctcctcctcttcctcgttcTCTTCTCTGTGTAATTATGTTGAAGTCGTGTGTTGTCTTGGCAGCAGAGCAAAGCCTTGGACCAAGACCTCCCTTCCGAGGTCCGAGCTCTGGAAGCTTTCCTTCAAAAGACGGGAGGCGTCTGCGGCGGTTGGGAGGAGTTTGATCACCAGGCCTTCCTCAAGGTACGATACGTCCCGGCTTAGGCACCTTTTTGAAAATTCAATTGCATCGTGGATGAATCATCTGCTTGATTGACAGGCATGGACGAagcgcggcgggcgggcgggcttcAGGAAAGAAGCGAAACTGTAtctacccggtaaaagtcaggAGGAGATTGAGGAACATGAGCGCTGGTACCAAGAGCTGATCTACCTCCAAGAAAAGAAGAGAGAGGTAATGAACAAATGTGACTCCAAAATGGACAATAACCCTGAATAAAAGTATTAATCTTCAATTGATACTATTtaatagaacattttaaaaaatattcatcACTATATATTGCCTAGCTGGATGAACTCTTTTTATGATTTGAATGTTGGACTCTTACATGTGATGAGAATGCAGACAAGCGTGAAAGATCCCACATAGTGCTTATCATGTGCAGGCCATCCAAAGGTGGAGGAACAAGAAGGAATTGGCACGCAAAACGCATTTGCAGAAAGAGGTGGAAGTGGAAGAAGTTGAGAGGAGGAAGAAAGACGCACGGTGCCAGGAGAAAAAGCAAGAGAGTAAAAGTGCAAACAGAAAAGCAAAATGTTCATTTGAGATTGTTATGTTACTTTTTAGAAGTGAGGAGAAGAAGTCTGCTCGGCGACTGGAGGTGAGGAAGGAGGTCAAGAGAAGCAAAGAGGTGCAGGCAGAGGAGCAGAAACGACCAGAGGAGGGCCACAAAAATGGAATGGCCAAGGTGCGGAATGAGCGGAAAACTCACGATGAAGCTTGACAGTCTGTGTAACGCTTAATTTGACCAACAAGTGCATTGTCGTCAGCAGGAGGCCAAGTCGAAGCCCCGCGAGCAACTGCaaggagagagaggagaagaGGGAAACCTCAGGCGGACAAGGAAAAGAAAGCAGACAACAAAAGACATCCAGTCCTCGATTAAAAGGGTACTTGACAGTTTATCCTGACATTCTGGGATCATGGGATGTGTAGTTTTGACAACCCCAATACTTTAATATTTTGAACATGGGAACCTTTTttctgtgagtgtgaatggttggttGTCTTCATTGTATATGTGTTGACAGTGACAACCAGGATAGGACACAAAGTATTGAAAATGGCATGATGGGTGAGCATTTGTTAAATGTATTTGTGGGCCTCTTTCTACATGCAACCCCTTTTATACCACTTGTTTTGTTCATGGTCACACCCTAGcacatttgcattttgttttattcactGTAGGATCTCGAGCGAGTGCAGACCAAGCGTCAGGAAAAGCTGCTGAGGCAAAAGGAGGACGGAGAGCGTCTGGAGAGGATCATGGCGAAGCTGAAGGACAAAGTGAGCAATGCCGATACAAACAGAACTAACATGTCTATACACTGTGTTTAGTgagttacttttttttaattgtcctaTTCCTGGCACAGGTGGACGGTCACATAGTCAGAGACCCATCTAGGCTGACACGACCCACTAAGGGATGGGAGGAGCGTATGAAGAGCATGAGAACTTCGGGAGGAGGAACTccacttctcatgtctcacaggtctgtttttttttgtattaatctGACTGGTAAATACACTTCATGGTATTTTctgtttacatttttctttaaaacctaaatttgacttatttgtattgttttcagAACTAGTCCCACGTGGAGACTGGGTCTGTGAAGACTTAAAGCATTCACGCAGCTTTTACAGTGTAATTGTATTAAGTCATTTTTCCAAATGTTGGTTTGGTATTAATTGATCTGATTagggtgaaatgttttttttgtaccaaaTT
This genomic window contains:
- the LOC133153819 gene encoding coiled-coil domain-containing protein 112 isoform X4 produces the protein MPQSNMAAIATARQQSSVAITVDSPADRDSEEQKEFRLKATQFLKEAQSTRRLVNRLEKDRSLSVECKKNGWSDMATELDEYEKTLVKQRSAHKTQLRKQLAKIKDGVKEFQQQLINMTPSTELIEKLKESMSEVEFSINNLKEEQSMCFGELLKEERTCSLEMEAYERKVENWSQPRKSNSKVSAASTVKQSKALDQDLPSEVRALEAFLQKTGGVCGGWEEFDHQAFLKAWTKRGGRAGFRKEAKLYLPGKSQEEIEEHERWYQELIYLQEKKREAIQRWRNKKELARKTHLQKEVEVEEVERRKKDARCQEKKQESKSANRKAKCSFEIVMLLFRSEEKKSARRLEVRKEVKRSKEVQAEEQKRPEEGHKNGMAKEAKSKPREQLQGERGEEGNLRRTRKRKQTTKDIQSSIKR
- the LOC133153819 gene encoding coiled-coil domain-containing protein 112 isoform X3 encodes the protein MPQSNMAAIATARQQSSVAITVDSPADRDSEEQKEFRLKATQFLKEAQSTRRLVNRLEKDRSLSVECKKNGWSDMATELDEYEKTLVKQRSAHKTQLRKQLAKIKDGVKEFQQQLINMTPSTELIEKLKESMSEVEFSINNLKEEQSMCFGELLKEERTCSLEMEAYERKVENWSQPRKSNSKVSAASTVKQSKALDQDLPSEVRALEAFLQKTGGVCGGWEEFDHQAFLKAWTKRGGRAGFRKEAKLYLPGKSQEEIEEHERWYQELIYLQEKKREAIQRWRNKKELARKTHLQKEVEVEEVERRKKDARSEEKKSARRLEVRKEVKRSKEVQAEEQKRPEEGHKNGMAKEAKSKPREQLQGERGEEGNLRRTRKRKQTTKDIQSSIKRDLERVQTKRQEKLLRQKEDGERLERIMAKLKDKVDGHIVRDPSRLTRPTKGWEERMKSMRTSGGGTPLLMSHRTSPTWRLGL
- the LOC133153819 gene encoding coiled-coil domain-containing protein 112 isoform X2, whose protein sequence is MPQSNMAAIATARQQSSVAITVDSPADRDSEEQKEFRLKATQFLKEAQSTRRLVNRLEKDRSLSVECKKNGWSDMATELDEYEKTLVKQRSAHKTQLRKQLAKIKDGVKEFQQQLINMTPSTELIEKLKESMSEVEFSINNLKEEQSMCFGELLKEERTCSLEMEAYERKVENWSQPRKSNSKVSAASTVKSKALDQDLPSEVRALEAFLQKTGGVCGGWEEFDHQAFLKAWTKRGGRAGFRKEAKLYLPGKSQEEIEEHERWYQELIYLQEKKREAIQRWRNKKELARKTHLQKEVEVEEVERRKKDARCQEKKQESKSANRKAKCSFEIVMLLFRSEEKKSARRLEVRKEVKRSKEVQAEEQKRPEEGHKNGMAKEAKSKPREQLQGERGEEGNLRRTRKRKQTTKDIQSSIKRDLERVQTKRQEKLLRQKEDGERLERIMAKLKDKVDGHIVRDPSRLTRPTKGWEERMKSMRTSGGGTPLLMSHRTSPTWRLGL
- the LOC133153819 gene encoding coiled-coil domain-containing protein 112 isoform X1 produces the protein MPQSNMAAIATARQQSSVAITVDSPADRDSEEQKEFRLKATQFLKEAQSTRRLVNRLEKDRSLSVECKKNGWSDMATELDEYEKTLVKQRSAHKTQLRKQLAKIKDGVKEFQQQLINMTPSTELIEKLKESMSEVEFSINNLKEEQSMCFGELLKEERTCSLEMEAYERKVENWSQPRKSNSKVSAASTVKQSKALDQDLPSEVRALEAFLQKTGGVCGGWEEFDHQAFLKAWTKRGGRAGFRKEAKLYLPGKSQEEIEEHERWYQELIYLQEKKREAIQRWRNKKELARKTHLQKEVEVEEVERRKKDARCQEKKQESKSANRKAKCSFEIVMLLFRSEEKKSARRLEVRKEVKRSKEVQAEEQKRPEEGHKNGMAKEAKSKPREQLQGERGEEGNLRRTRKRKQTTKDIQSSIKRDLERVQTKRQEKLLRQKEDGERLERIMAKLKDKVDGHIVRDPSRLTRPTKGWEERMKSMRTSGGGTPLLMSHRTSPTWRLGL